In one Lolium rigidum isolate FL_2022 chromosome 3, APGP_CSIRO_Lrig_0.1, whole genome shotgun sequence genomic region, the following are encoded:
- the LOC124701077 gene encoding acetylserotonin O-methyltransferase 1-like yields the protein MTLKLLVEVSPQELLQSLAELQNHLLGYVKSMSLKCVVDLGIPTAIHRRGGTATLADIATDTKVHPAKLADLQRVMELLSVSGIFSTTAAEDGGAVLYGLTTTCRFLVGWRNLSPMVPFLANPLVVSSFFSMPDWLRSEAAPAGAGSLFELAHGCSQWEMGSKDAEFSSALNNSRAADNQLFLEVIIFDKGRIFRGMNSLVDVGAGKGEGTKIIAAAFPRIKCTVMDLPHIVGEEADGTGHDNLQFIAGDMFQSIPSADAVVLKNVLHDWGHDDCVKILQRCKEAIPARNVGGKVIIIDMVRGSANGDRKITEMEAIQNMYMMYTNGVERDESEWKRIFSAAGFSDNYKIMPVLGPYSVIEIYP from the exons ATGACGCTCAAACTCCTCGTTGAAGTGAGCCCACAGGAGTTGCTTCAATCTCTTGCCGAGCTCCAAAACCATCTTCTGGGTTACGTCAAGTCCATGTCGCTCAAGTGCGTCGTGGATCTGGGCATCCCGACCGCCATCCACcgccgcggcggcaccgccacgctGGCCGACATCGCCACCGACACCAAGGTACATCCGGCCAAACTCGCCGACCTCCAGCGCGTGATGGAACTGCTCAGCGTTTCGGGAATCTTCAGCACCACCGCCGCGGAAGACGGCGGTGCTGTTCTGTACGGGCTAACCACGACGTGCCGCTTCCTCGTCGGCTGGCGCAACTTGTCCCCTATGGTGCCCTTCTTGGCGAACCCCCTGGTAGTCTCGTCCTTCTTCAGCATGCCCGACTGGCTCAGGAGTGAAGCGGCGCCCGCGGGCGCCGGTTCCCTCTTCGAGCTGGCACATGGCTGCTCCCAGTGGGAGATGGGGAGCAAGGACGCCGAATTCAGCAGCGCCCTGAACAACTCCAGGGCTGCTGATAACCAGCTATTCCTGGAGGTCATTATTTTTGACAAGGGCCGCATCTTCCGCGGCATGAACTCGCTCGTCGATGTCGGCGCTGGCAAGGGCGAAGGCACGAAAATCATCGCAGCTGCTTTCCCGCGCATCAAGTGCACCGTGATGGACCTTCCTCACATTGTCGGCGAGGAAGCCGACGGCACCGGTCATGACAATCTGCAATTTATTGCCGGTGACATGTTCCAATCTATTCCATCGGCGGATGCTGTCGTTCTCAAG AACGTTTTGCATGATTGGGGACATGACGATTGCGTCAAGATACTTCAACGTTGCAAAGAAGCCATCCCTGCTAGAAATGTTGGAGGGAAGGTGATAATTATAGATATGGTCAGAGGATCAGCTAACGGCGATAGGAAAATCACTGAGATGGAAGCCATACAGAACATGTACATGATGTACACTAATGGGGTGGAACGAGACGAAAGTGAGTGGAAGAGGATTTTTTCTGCTGCCGGATTCAGTGATAATTATAAAATCATGCCAGTACTGGGTCCCTATTCTGTAATTGAAATATACCCATGA